From Vitis vinifera cultivar Pinot Noir 40024 chromosome 3, ASM3070453v1, the proteins below share one genomic window:
- the LOC100243480 gene encoding extra-large guanine nucleotide-binding protein 1 produces MAGFLRKLLPTLPSNHDDDDNHHSMEYSFAMEYHGPPVTYDVPLAVPVDIDQVPTAAAVVSASLVDNSSVPVIQPIVMGKPLSKKLVDKLKSGSEMTALGEPVGLSARGSSGAVGSLNGDESAPKLLDAIRSSGRFGFSKIHKDSYELLGSSDMLQLSNDCKDGGGFEDYLSHVSSDSSESGVSSEVLSSEDSKTEKPRHVKEPSSVTFRDPESYDIFQEESDHAEARNIHRRRAPERNVKKGLCYRCLKGNRFTEKEVCIVCSAKYCVSCVLRAMGSMPEGRKCVTCIGLPIEESRRRTLGKCSQMLKRLLSDLEIELIMRYELLCEVNQLPHELVCVNGEPLSQEEMVFLKSCPKPPKKLKPGRYWYDKVSGLWGKEGHRPCQIISPQLNVGGQIKRNASNGNTKILVNSREITEVEHWMMHVAGIRCVGNISLWLSADGTYQEEGQKNMIDPIGNKSGVRLLCAVFSLPILPDSANPSGGEVNDPVNEVGLNRLEQKASHKLFLIGPNRSGTSTIFKQAKLLYNVPFSEDERQNIKFMIQTNLYCYLGILLEGRERFEEEILTEMQKRQSVDEPGPSGNTGLTQDKTIYSIGPRLKAFSDWLLQVMVSGNLEVIFPAATREYAPLVEELWKDAAIQATYNRRSELKMLPRVASYFLDQSVEVSKVDYEPSDVDILYAEGITSSNGLACTEFSLEDVDLDPHNQPGTLPSRRFELIRVHPKNLGDNCKWLEMFEDVGIVLFCVSLSDYDELSDGLNGFSRNKMLESKKLFERVVTHPNFEHKDFLLILNKFDLLEEKIDLSPLTKCEWFHDFTPVVSHNYNSRSSISNTHSLAQIAFHYIALKFKTLFYSLTGRKLYVSSVTGLEPDTVGEALTYAGTILKWDEEKKPNYVLCDSSYSLDTSTS; encoded by the exons ATGGCTGGGTTTCTGAGAAAACTTCTGCCTACTCTGCCTTCAAACCATGATGACGATGATAATCATCATAGTATGGAGTATTCATTTGCTATGGAGTATCATGGGCCTCCGGTCACTTATGATGTGCCTCTCGCAGTTCCTGTTGACATCGACCAAGTCCCTACTGCTGCTGCAGTTGTCTCAGCCTCTTTGGTTGATAACTCGTCGGTGCCGGTTATCCAACCAATTGTAATGGGTAAGCCTTTAAGCAAGAAGTTGGTGGACAAGTTAAAATCAGGCTCTGAAATGACTGCTTTGGGGGAACCTGTCGGCTTGAGTGCAAGAGGTAGTTCAGGTGCAGTAGGTTCCTTAAATGGTGATGAGAGTGCGCCCAAGTTATTAGATGCAATTAGAAGCTCCGGCAGATTTGGATTTTCCAAAATCCATAAAGATTCTTATGAGTTATTGGGAAGTTCAGACATGTTGCAGTTATCCAATGATTGTAAGGATGGTGGAGGCTTTGAAGATTATTTAAGCCATGTCAGTAGCGATTCCAGTGAATCGGGTGTGAGTTCAGAGGTTCTGTCCTCTGAGGATTCCAAAACAGAAAAACCTCGCCATGTCAAAGAACCGTCAAGTGTCACTTTCCGTGATCCTGAATCATATGACATTTTTCAAGAGGAATCCGATCATGCTGAGGCCAGAAATATCCATAGAAGGCGAGCTCCTGAAAGGAATGTGAAGAAAGGATTGTGCTATAGATGCTTGAAAGGAAATCGGTTCACAGAAAAGGAGGTATGCATTGTTTGCAGCGCAAAATACTGTGTTAGTTGTGTGCTGAGAGCAATGGGGTCAATGCCAGAAGGAAGAAAATGTGTTACTTGTATTGGTCTCCCAATTGAAGAGTCAAGGCGTAGGACCCTGGGGAAATGCTCTCAAATGCTCAAGCGATTGCTAAGTGACTTGGAAATAGAACTGATAATGCGTTATGAGCTACTCTGTGAAGTGAATCAGCTGCCACATGAACTTGTTTGTGTGAATGGCGAGCCTCTTTCTCAAGAAGAGATGGTTTTTTTGAAGAGCTGTCCAAAGCCGCCGAAAAAGCTAAAACCCGGAAGATATTGGTATGATAAAGTATCTGGTCTTTGGGGGAAG GAAGGACACAGGCCTTGTCAGATTATTAGCCCCCAGTTGAATGTTGGGGGTCAAATCAAGCGAAATGCTAGCAATGGAAATacaaaaatattggtaaatTCTCGGGAGATTACTGAAGTGGAGCACTGGATGATGCAT GTGGCAGGAATCCGATGTGTAGGAAATATTAGCCTCTGGTTGAGTGCAGATGGAACCTATCAGGAAGAGGGACAGAAGAACATGATAGATCCAATAGGGAACAAG TCTGGAGTGAGGCTACTCTGTGCTGTCTTCTCTTTACCAATTCTTCCTGATTCTGCAAATCCTTCTGGGGGTGAAGTAAATGATCCTGTCAATGAGGTTGGTCTGAACCGCCTTGAGCAGAAAGCATCTCATAAACTTTTCCTCATTGGTCCTAATAGATCTGGGACAAGCACTATATTTAAACAG GCCAAGCTTCTATATAATGTTCCTTTCTCGGAAGATGAGCGTCAAAATATTAAGTTCATGATCCAGACCAACTTGTATTGCTATCTTGGTATATTGCTTGAGGGACGTGAACGATTTGAAGAAGAAATTTTGACTGAAATGCAGAAAAGACAGTCTGTTGATGAGCCTGGTCCTTCAG GGAACACTGGCTTGACTCAGGATAAAACAATCTATTCCATTGGCCCTAGGCTGAAAGCATTCTCTGATTGGCTTCTCCAAGTTATGGTGTCAGGTAATTTAGAAGTCATTTTCCCTGCTGCTACTCGTGAATATGCACCATTAGTTGAGGAGCTGTGGAAAGATGCAGCAATTCAAGCCACATACAACCGAAGAAGTGAACTAAAAATGCTACCCAGAGTTGCTAGTTATTTCTTAGATCAG TCTGTTGAGGTTTCAAAGGTAGATTATGAGCCCTCAGATGTGGATATCTTGTATGCCGAGGGTATTACTTCATCAAATGGGCTTGCTTGTACAGAATTTTCATTAGAGGATGTCGACCTGGACCCTCATAATCAGCCCGGTACATTGCCAAG TCGCAGGTTCGAACTCATCAGAGTGCACCCAAAAAACCTTGGGGACAACTGCAAGTGGTTGGAGATGTTTGAAGATGTTGGGATTGTCTTATTTTGTGTTTCCTTATCAGACTACGATGAATTGTCTGATGGCCTTAATGGGTTCTCTAGGAACAAGATGCTGGAGAGCAAGAAGCTCTTTGAAAGAGTAGTCACTCATCCTAACTTCGAGCACAAGGACTTCCTCCTGATACTCAACAAGTTCGACCTCTTAGAGGAAAAAATTGATCTGTCTCCTCTCACCAAATGTGAGTGGTTCCATGACTTTACTCCGGTCGTCAGTCACAACTACAACAGCCGGAGTAGTATAAGTAACACTCATTCATTGGCTCAAATTGCCTTCCACTACATCGCCCTAAAGTTCAAGACACTGTTCTATTCCCTTACTGGACGCAAGTTGTATGTTTCATCAGTCACAGGATTGGAGCCTGATACTGTTGGTGAAGCTCTCACATATGCAGGGACGATTCTGAAGTGGGATGAGGAGAAGAAACCCAACTACGTTCTCTGTGACTCTTCCTACAGCCTTGACACCAGCACCTCATGA
- the LOC100243552 gene encoding uncharacterized protein LOC100243552, with product MEFIVEEGKHLNNDCSTLVLPALSIGNVGQLAVDLLISSTRAERIGYLDDPYVLPCVGNDAYGPIPRGEVALPLEAYDSSLNKLTLVQQRSPVLKGMMVEFAKNLAYFAADSGKKHVIVLSSLDFGQWQRIDMSSGSQIYYISSANMDGADDDCEKLGWKKLHEYNPAQRRWKYLSTLAAGNAMQEDGLAFEDELEDEEDYYPSLPFAALLSCFKAKGLKVTCLLCYCSEGDNIPDAFNLADAACKLLELSPQNFHGDQGGNWAIPFSWKTVYGPPPDMSLF from the exons ATGGAGTTTATTGTAGAAGAAGGCAAACACCTCAACAACGATTGCTCCACTCTTGTTCTG CCTGCTTTGTCGATTGGAAATGTAGGGCAGTTGGCGGTGGACCTCTTGATCTCGTCTACGAGAGCGGAGAGAATAGGTTATTTGGATGACCCTTATGTGCTACCTTGTGTTGGCAATGATGCATATGGCCCTATACCACGAGGCGAGGTTGCTCTGCCTCTCGAAG CTTATGATTCTTCTCTTAATAAATTGACACTTGTCCAACAAAGATCTCCAGTTCTTAAG GGGATGATGGTTGAATTTGCTAAGAATTTGGCTTATTTTGCTGCTGACAGTGGGAAGAAGCATGTTATTGTGCTCTCTAGCCTAGATTTTGGGCAGTGGCAAAGGATTGATATGTCAAG TGGTTCACAGATATATTACATCTCCAGTGCCAATATGGATGGAGCAGACGATGACTGTGAAAAACTAGGGTGGAAAAAATTACATGAATATAACCCTGCTCAGAGGCGATGGAAGTATCTTAGTACATTAGCTGCAGGAAATGCTATGCAGGAAGATGGTTTGGCTTTTGAAGATGAACTTGAAGACGAAGAAGATTACTACCCAAGTTTGCCATTTGCTGCACTTTTATCTTGttttaag GCCAAAGGTTTGAAGGTAACTTGCTTATTATGTTACTGCTCAGAAGGGGACAATATACCTGATGCTTTCAATCTGGCTGACGCGGCATGCAAACTTCTTGAGCTTAGCCCCCAAAATTTCCATG GTGATCAAGGTGGTAATTGGGCTATTCCATTTTCATGGAAGACTGTTTATGGGCCACCCCCAGATATGTCTCTCTTTTAG
- the LOC100248616 gene encoding protein JINGUBANG yields the protein MRNERGGVVLAERNVLPRPKLSAILRSDPKNDEEEMNRRSNVSMDSSVPPSSGENSPLVMSPWNHPSSPFAKSPWTKSSSPMGLPQNGLIGSMVREEGHVYSLAATGNLLYTGSDSKNIRVWKNLKAYSGFKSNSGLVKAIVISGEKIFTGHQDGKIRVWRVSPKNPKLHKRIGSLPTFKDFLKSSINPKNYVKVRRKRSVLRIKHFDAVSCLSLDQDQGLLYSGSWDKTLKVWRISDSKCLESIRAHDDAINAVVAGFAGLVFTGSADGTVKVWHRQLHGKGTKHLFLQTLLNQETAITSLAVNTEGAIIYCGSSDGLVNFWEREKHLKHGGVLRGHKHAVLCLATAGNLVFSGSADKSICVWRREGGIHTCLSVLTGHTGPVKCLAVEEDQESTKRDQRWIVYSGSLDKSVKIWRVSEQAPDIQQMRLMAQNYVPSPLSSPAK from the coding sequence ATGAGGAATGAGAGAGGAGGCGTGGTGTTGGCGGAGAGGAATGTGCTTCCTCGGCCAAAGCTGAGCGCCATCCTGCGATCAGATCCGAAAAACGATGAAGAGGAGATGAACCGGCGCAGCAATGTGTCGATGGACAGCAGCGTTCCTCCGTCGAGCGGCGAGAATTCTCCCTTGGTTATGTCACCGTGGAACCATCCGTCTTCACCCTTCGCTAAGTCTCCATGGACGAAGTCTTCGTCTCCAATGGGCTTGCCGCAAAACGGGCTGATAGGGTCTATGGTTCGGGAGGAGGGTCATGTGTATTCCTTGGCTGCTACCGGGAATTTGCTGTACACGGGGTCCGATAGCAAGAACATACGTGTGTGGAAGAATTTGAAGGCGTATTCAGGGTTTAAATCCAACAGTGGGCTGGTTAAGGCCATTGTTATCTCCGGCGAGAAGATATTCACCGGCCATCAGGACGGGAAGATTCGAGTGTGGAGGGTCTCGCCCAAGAATCCCAAGCTTCACAAGCGAATTGGAAGCTTACCCACCTTCAAGGACTTCCTCAAGAGCTCCATAAACCCAAAAAACTACGTGAAGGTCCGGCGGAAACGGAGCGTTCTCCGGATAAAGCATTTCGACGCTGTTTCTTGCTTGAGCTTGGACCAAGACCAGGGCCTTCTCTACTCGGGCTCTTGGGACAAGACTCTCAAGGTATGGAGAATCTCCGATTCCAAATGCTTGGAGTCCATCCGAGCCCACGACGATGCTATTAACGCGGTTGTCGCCGGCTTCGCAGGCCTTGTCTTCACCGGTTCGGCTGACGGGACGGTCAAAGTTTGGCACAGGCAGTTACACGGGAAAGGAACGAAGCACCTCTTTCTACAAACACTGCTGAACCAAGAAACTGCAATCACCTCCTTGGCCGTCAACACAGAAGGCGCCATCATATACTGTGGGTCCTCCGACGGCCTCGTCAATTTCTGGGAACGCGAAAAGCATCTTAAACATGGCGGGGTGTTGAGGGGCCACAAGCACGCAGTTCTGTGCCTGGCCACCGCCGGAAACCTCGTGTTCAGCGGCTCCGCGGATAAGAGCATATGCGTGTGGAGAAGGGAAGGTGGTATTCACACCTGTTTGTCTGTTCTCACCGGCCACACCGGCCCAGTAAAGTGCTTGGCGGTGGAGGAAGATCAGGAGTCCACCAAGAGAGATCAGAGGTGGATTGTGTACAGTGGCAGCTTGGATAAGTCCGTGAAGATATGGAGAGTCTCGGAGCAGGCTCCGGATATACAGCAAATGAGGCTCATGGCACAGAACTATGTCCCTTCTCCCCTGTCCTCTCCTGCAAAATGA